From Candidatus Atribacteria bacterium ADurb.Bin276, a single genomic window includes:
- the yhbE gene encoding putative inner membrane transporter YhbE — MKINRSLIADFSLAGVCLVWGGTFVMMKNILSREAPLNVLFWRFTIATLFLLLILPQRLPDKNTFKYGLILGTALFGGYLFQTFGLVYTTPARSAFITGLSVILVPFFSFAFLRTKLKKETMIGVAMALVGLAFLTFNPTEFIKKGQIFGDLLTLVGAAAYGLQIVLVEKFSQKSQALPLVIVEMGTVAFLSFLLAISFRSLRLPAQWIDVGQFIFLGTAATGLAFAIQKVAQKHTTAIHVGIIFVLEPVFAAVVSYFLWQEKFTPRTLAGCFFIVAGILFSEISSRLFNHSPDSESTIFKSNSKPST, encoded by the coding sequence ATGAAAATAAATCGTTCACTGATAGCTGATTTTTCCTTGGCAGGAGTTTGCCTCGTCTGGGGAGGAACTTTTGTCATGATGAAAAACATATTAAGCAGAGAAGCCCCACTGAATGTTCTCTTTTGGCGATTTACCATTGCCACTTTATTTTTGCTACTCATTCTTCCCCAAAGGTTGCCAGATAAAAATACTTTTAAATACGGCTTGATTTTAGGAACCGCTCTCTTTGGTGGTTATCTTTTTCAAACCTTTGGTTTAGTTTATACCACACCAGCCCGTTCGGCATTTATCACCGGATTGTCGGTTATTTTAGTTCCTTTTTTTTCTTTCGCTTTCCTTCGAACCAAGCTGAAAAAAGAAACCATGATTGGAGTAGCTATGGCTCTGGTTGGATTAGCTTTTCTGACTTTTAATCCTACTGAATTTATAAAAAAAGGGCAAATTTTTGGAGATTTATTAACCTTGGTAGGGGCAGCAGCTTATGGATTGCAGATCGTATTGGTAGAAAAGTTTTCCCAAAAAAGCCAGGCTCTTCCGCTGGTTATCGTTGAAATGGGTACGGTAGCCTTTTTGAGTTTTTTACTGGCTATTTCTTTTCGGTCACTCCGCCTTCCCGCTCAGTGGATCGATGTTGGTCAGTTTATTTTTTTAGGGACTGCCGCAACCGGGTTGGCTTTTGCGATTCAAAAAGTAGCACAAAAACATACTACCGCTATCCATGTTGGAATCATTTTTGTTTTAGAGCCAGTGTTTGCTGCGGTGGTTTCATATTTTCTTTGGCAAGAGAAATTTACACCCCGCACTTTAGCGGGGTGCTTCTTTATCGTTGCCGGGATTCTTTTTTCTGAAATATCATCCCGGCTTTTCAATCATTCACCAGATTCTGAATCAACAATTTTTAAATCAAATTCCAAGCCTTCAACATAG